The Humidesulfovibrio mexicanus genomic interval AGCAGGTTGGCGATGGCCCCGCGCAGGCGTTCCGCGCCGCTCAGGGCGCAGCCGATGAGTTCGATCTCGCGGCCCATGTCGAAGCCGATGCCGATCTGCCGCAGGGCCTGGGCCGTGGCGGAGTGCAGCACGGCCTCCATGTCCTCCTTCACCAGCTCCAGGCAATTCTTGATGACGGAGAGGGCGTTGTTGCCAACATGCGCCATGCCGCCGGCCGCCTTGGCCAGTGCATCGCGGCCGACCTCCAGACGCGAGCCCACGGTAAGGGACACGATGCGCGAGCAGTCGGACAGGAAGCTGTGGTCGTAGTGGCTGAAGAAATCCACCGAGCGCGAATAGAGCATGATGAGGCCGAAAGGCCGGGTGTCGTGCCCGCGCAGGATGAAGGCCAGACGTGAGCGGTAGCCCTCCTGATAGGCCACGCAGTCATACGACTCGCCGCCGCGCTCGGAACTCATGAGGTTGTTCGAGAGCACGTAGCTCCATTTCTTGCCGGCCACGGCCTGCATGACGGGATGGCCGGGGATGCTCTCCTCCAGGGCGTGCACCAGAATGGGCGTGCTGGTGCCATGGGCGGTGTTGGCGGCCACGTTGATCCACTCGCCGCTGGCGTCGCGCAGGCGGCAGACGAAGAGGTCCGCCTCCAGAAGCTCCGTCAGCACCTCGGCGCTCTGCTCCATCACCTCCTCGGGCGTCTGGAATTCGCCGCCCACGTTGATGAGCGCGTAAATGATCTGCAGGGTGAGGGAAAGATCCTCGTGGGAGCGGCGCATGACCGCAAACTGCTGCTCCATGTGGCTGAGCGCCTGCTTGGCCTTGCCCCGGCGGCGCAGGCGCGCGGCCACGGGCTTGTCCAGCGCGGCGCGGACATCCGTCAGCATGGGCAGAAGCGAACGCCAGTCATAGACCTTGGCCCGGCCATCCACAAAGACCGGGCGCTTGCCAGCGGCCTCCAGCCCCGCCTTCACCGAGTGCAGGAGGTCGCACATGGCGCGGCGCACCGGGGCCGGGGCTTCGCCCATGATGGACAGGAGTTCCTGGCGCAGGGGACGCGGGGGAACAGGACACGGCATTTGACGGGATCGGCTTGGCATCTGGCTACTCACGGGCTTAGCGGTACGCACTGCGCGCGGGGCAAACGCGCGGGAGCAGGTGCCATTATACCCCGGCGGGGGGGCTTGGCAAGCCGTGTGCGGAAAGGAACAAGGCGGCTTGTCCAGACGCCACGTCCTCAGCGTTTTGCATCAGCACTTCCCTTGCGCAGTTGCGGTCGCCCCTGGGCCAGGCAGCAGCCATTTCCACCACCGGCAATCCCGGCTCCACGCTTCGCAACACCACCCCCCGCCGCGCCCAGTCCCGGGCCGAGGCAGGAACAAGGCACAGGCCGAATCCGGCGGCGACCAGCGATAGCGCCGCGTGCTTGCCGTTCACCTCCTGCGAAATACGGGGTTCGCCACCGGCCGGGCCAAGCGCCCCCTTCAGGGCGGACAGCATGGCATCGTGCAGGACGGGCATGGCCTGACGGGGAAACAGGATCAGCGGCTCCGCGGCGATCTCCGCCAGTGGTGCCACGGTGAGGCTCGCCAGACGGTGGCCTTCCGGCAGGGCGAGCACATAGGGCTCGCGCAGCACCAGTCTGGTGTCCAGGCCGCTCAAGTCCACCCCGGCGGCCAGGCGGATGAA includes:
- a CDS encoding LysR substrate-binding domain-containing protein; amino-acid sequence: MELRHLRYFLAVAEELHFGRAAARLHLAQPPLSQQIRALEEEIGARLFERSSRSVRLTPAGAAFLARAREVLRQAEEASGVARRIHAGEAGELVVGFMNPVMDAVLCRALAAFRAARPGVALRLRELPTPAQCDELRARRLDVGFIRLAAGVDLSGLDTRLVLREPYVLALPEGHRLASLTVAPLAEIAAEPLILFPRQAMPVLHDAMLSALKGALGPAGGEPRISQEVNGKHAALSLVAAGFGLCLVPASARDWARRGVVLRSVEPGLPVVEMAAAWPRGDRNCAREVLMQNAEDVASGQAALFLSAHGLPSPPAGV
- a CDS encoding histidine kinase, whose amino-acid sequence is MPCPVPPRPLRQELLSIMGEAPAPVRRAMCDLLHSVKAGLEAAGKRPVFVDGRAKVYDWRSLLPMLTDVRAALDKPVAARLRRRGKAKQALSHMEQQFAVMRRSHEDLSLTLQIIYALINVGGEFQTPEEVMEQSAEVLTELLEADLFVCRLRDASGEWINVAANTAHGTSTPILVHALEESIPGHPVMQAVAGKKWSYVLSNNLMSSERGGESYDCVAYQEGYRSRLAFILRGHDTRPFGLIMLYSRSVDFFSHYDHSFLSDCSRIVSLTVGSRLEVGRDALAKAAGGMAHVGNNALSVIKNCLELVKEDMEAVLHSATAQALRQIGIGFDMGREIELIGCALSGAERLRGAIANLLDAVDHPRIMHYIRGEEVLDLDPNTCPGPKD